The window GATCAACGTGGACGGTGGTGGGGAGGGTGAGCAGGAGGCCGTGAAGCTTGGGGCATGGCTCGACAACACCCGCAAGAGGGCCGCGAAGCTGAGCCCCGAGCGTCGTGCGCAGTTGGCCAGCCTCGGTCTGGAGTGGGCGGCGCAGGAGGGGAGCGCGTGATGTGGAGTGCTGAGGACGTGGCCCGGGCTACGGTCCGGCGGCAGGGCGAGGGGCTGAGCGTGGCGCAGGTCGCGGACAAGGTCGCGGAAGCGGAGCGGCGTGAGCGGGAGACCCGGCAGCAGCTGCACTCCCCTGCCGTCGACCGTGGTCCGTACGACGGCGACCCGGCAGACCTTGCCGAGCAGTGGGTGGCGCGGCATGCCGAATGGCGCCGCATCGCCGCCCTGATGGACGACCAGGGCTGGCCCACCTACAACGCGGAGCAGGACGTGAAGGGCAGCACGTGGGCGCGGGAACGCGACGCACAACGCGAGGGCGCTCTCGCCCGTCGCGCTGCCTGGCAGATGGAGCGGCAGGATGCGCGTGATGAGCTGAAGGCGCAGGTGTGGCTGTCGGCCGATGTGAGCCGCCGGCTGCGCGCGATCGCCGCCCGCACCGGCCTTGAGCCGGAGCAGGTCCTGGCCCAGCTCGCCGACCGGGTCCGCATGGACAACGACGGCACCCTGACGGTCGACGCCTTCACCCCACGCTGACCGGCTGCCCCGCACTCGCGATCTGGTGAGTGCGGGGCAGCGCCGGCGCTGCTTAAGGCTACGGCCTTTGGGGGCAGAGGCCGCCGCAGAGAGTGGTGAACTCTCCAGCTCCGGTGGGGAGCTGGGAGGCCTCCCAGGGCAGCGGCTTGGCGGGAGCGGTGCGGCCGGGCTCGGCTGCGGCGGCGCCGGATATAGAGCCCATGGTGAGTGCCACGGCGGCCAGCAGGCCGGCGGACAGGCGAGCAACAGTGCGCATGAGGTTTTCCCCTGGCTTGACGCCGGGCGGCCTGGTCAGACCGCCGTTACGCCATCCTCGCGTTCCTGCCGGGCTCACCACCATCACTTCGGCGGTGGTCGAAAGTGGCAGACGGGGTGTGGGCGGCAATCGTCTGGGTAGTCGGGCTGTGCCTGCTCGGGGAAGGGCCGCCACGCCTGGGGAGGTTGAAGCGGCCCTTCTCCCTCCTTGTCATCCGGCTGCTTTGCAGAGCCGGAGATCCGTCCGGTGGTGAGCACTGGGCTGGCGTCAGCTGGTTGCCGCGACCCCGCAGTCGGTCAGGCCGCCCGCCACCCCAGACCCCGATACCGGTGGCCGACTAGCGCCACGTCCCTGCGTATCCCCCAAGCGCGGGCGTCGTTGGGCAGATCCAGCGCACCGCCTCCGCGTCGGTGTGCGTTGTGGGGGCCCGAAGCCTGCCCGGTCCCGGGCCCCCTACCTGCAACTGCCCCGCACTCGCGGACGAGCGGGTGCGGGGCAGTCTGCGCAATGCTCGCCTGACGGCGCGAGACCGGCCGCGCTCACACGGCCGGTCCCCCACTGGCTTTCTGCCGAGCGTCCCGCCGAACCGGGTGGCTGTCATCACCCACAAGCGTGACACCGCTCCATGACCCAAGGGGATGCCTCGGTCGGCGGCCCGGTAGGTTCGGCGCGGGGTCCGTGCCGGACGGAACCGGCACGGCCCCCAGCCGTGCATCCAATACCGGCGGAAGTCGTTGGACAGATCCAGCACACCGGCTCCCCCGCCAGGTGCGCATCGTGGGGGCCCGAATCCTGCCCGGTCCCGGGCCCCCATATGTGCCGACGGCCTGAGCTGTTCCTGGTCCTCTACCGGCTGCGTGTGCTCTTCCCGAAGATGGCTTGGCGCAGCGTCATGGGCTGCTGTCGGAGGTCGGTGCGGCAGGTGGGGCAGTGGCGGCCGTCTTGTGGTGGCGCGTTGTCGTAGAGGATGCCTGGCTGGCCGGTGATCGGGAGCCCGCAGCGTTCGCACGGCTCCGGTTCAGGCGCGGGTGCGGGTGCGGGTGCGGGGTCGGGTTCCTGCGTCCAGCGTTCACGCTGGACACCCCAGGCCTGCTGTTGTTCTTCGCGCTCCGCGTCGCGTTGTCGGCGCCGTGTTTCTTCGCGGGCGGCCCAGGCGTCGTGGTCTTTGGGGTTGGCGAGGGCGTCGGGGAGGGTCTCGAACTGGCCGTGTCCGCAGCGACGCCATACCGCTCCGTGCGGGTCGGTCTGGAGTCTGTCGAGGGTGGTGAACAGGACGGGGATCGCGTCCGCGTAGTCGTAGTAGCCGTCCCGTTCCTCACCCACCCCGTAGGTGCCGTGCCACCGGTAGGTGCCGGACCACACGTCGCGGGTCTGCTGGAGGACGGTGTTCATGCGGTTCTTCAGGCTTTCGGGGCCGGTGCGGGTGCCGGGGTTGAACACCACGGCGACGGGCGGATGGCCGTCCCGCCCGGTCGCCGCGTAGCGGGAGCGCCACACCGGGAGCTCGCGGCCCTGCGTGGTCTTGGTCTTGAGGCGGAAGTAGGTGCGGTACTTCTCGAACTTCGCGGCCAGCCGCTCGGGAGTCTCCGTGCAGTTGTCGACCTCCACGAACAGCACCGGCAGGCCGGCTTCCGGGGCCTGGAGAACCGCGTCGGCGCGCACGGCGGTGCGGGTGCCTCTGCTGCTGGGCAGATTCAGCGAGACCTCCGTCGACCAGGAGCCGACCGTACCGATCCCCTCCGGTCCCACCATGTCTGCTTCCACGGCCGCTGGCGGGGAGGCGGGTTCGGTTCGCGGCCGGGGCACGGGACTGGTCGGGGCGGCGGGGGTGCGGGTGATCGCGATGATGGTCTCGTTGACCGCCATGGCGTGCGGGGCACCGGAGCGGGCGGCGCCGCGTGCGGTGCCGCCCATCTGGTCCGCCGGTCTGCCGAGGGCTTCGGCGGCCGCGTCCAGGCCGTGGGGTGTCAGCGACCACAGCTTGTTGCCGTCCCGGCTGCTGCCCTCCGAGACCGTGAGGCCGTGCCGGGCCAGATCCAGCAGCGCGTTGCGGAACGCCTTGTTGTCCTTATGGCCCGGTGCCATCAGCCGGTGGATCTGACCGGCGCTCGCCACCTTCAACACTCCGAGCGCGGCCAGGACGTGCCCGCGCACCGCTGATGTGGATCCGTACGGGTACGCCTTCGAACCACCCACCCCAGCCCGCTCCTTCCCTCGCTCACCCCTTCGCGGTGCCCACGGGCGCCGCGGCGGACCGGCCGCGCCGGGCCGCAACCCGCACACGCCGCCCCGAACCCTCTGATCACGACGCGCCCAGCCTGCCACCTGCCACAGACAATCCATCCCCCAGCAAGCAGGTACAGGCAAGGAGAGAGAAGAGGGTTGTCGGAGTTCGTGGTCGGGGCCGGTCAAGGGGGCTGACCTGCGCAAAGCATGCGCAGCCTACTACGGGCACCGGTAGGGGAGTTGGTA is drawn from Streptomyces umbrinus and contains these coding sequences:
- a CDS encoding replication-relaxation family protein encodes the protein MGGSKAYPYGSTSAVRGHVLAALGVLKVASAGQIHRLMAPGHKDNKAFRNALLDLARHGLTVSEGSSRDGNKLWSLTPHGLDAAAEALGRPADQMGGTARGAARSGAPHAMAVNETIIAITRTPAAPTSPVPRPRTEPASPPAAVEADMVGPEGIGTVGSWSTEVSLNLPSSRGTRTAVRADAVLQAPEAGLPVLFVEVDNCTETPERLAAKFEKYRTYFRLKTKTTQGRELPVWRSRYAATGRDGHPPVAVVFNPGTRTGPESLKNRMNTVLQQTRDVWSGTYRWHGTYGVGEERDGYYDYADAIPVLFTTLDRLQTDPHGAVWRRCGHGQFETLPDALANPKDHDAWAAREETRRRQRDAEREEQQQAWGVQRERWTQEPDPAPAPAPAPEPEPCERCGLPITGQPGILYDNAPPQDGRHCPTCRTDLRQQPMTLRQAIFGKSTRSR